tttttatttttttgaaaagggaACATCCATAATTTAGATCTATATATTTATGGATTTCAATGCTGTCTCCAGGAACAATTTACATTAATCAGGCAATGTTTTTTATATACTTTCACTGTCCTCTGAAACTTTAATTATCAATCTGTGAGGAAAGATTCTACTTCAGCGGGCATGACCTCGATCCTTCTACTTTGAAATAGCCTGGATTGGCCCCCGTCTATATATCAACTCCAGATACAAGTATATCATCTCAATATTGACATACAAGGTGAATGGTGGAACTGAAGAAtggatatgaaaaaaaaaagagaagaagaatagTTATGAAAATATCCCTAGTACAAAACCATTACTAGGAATATGATGCTTTTTTGTCAGCCAATTTGTGAACAATATTATTGAGGTCCACAAGACTGCCCTAATTCTTAGTTGAAGAAGTTAGATTTGCAGACAATAGATTACATTGGCATATCAACGGGTGGTTCTTATCCTCTCTAATCAACATCCATAAGAACATTTCTTTTAGGTGATGTTACAGGATACAACAAGGTAAGCTACAGTCACCAAAAAGTTTTGTTACTAGCTTTGCAGATACATATTAAATGTTATCTACATCAAGCTAGAAATGCCTCCAAGAAAACCTGATACGGTTTCTATATGAAATTTATGCAGATACAGGCAAGTAGACTGGATTGGATGATTTAGAAGCTGTTAATTTGCCGTTTTAATATGCACTGCAAGTTTAGATTTATGTTTCTTAGGTGATACAAGCACCTCGATAAGCGGCTAACATGCAGCTAACGCGACATGACTACAAATACTTGTTTTGAGTTGCTGAATTAAGATTATTATACTTCTACAACATAATCCAGATGGAGTAAACTAAACGTCTGCAACGTCTTTTAACTCCTCTGATTTGCTCTCTTCGGTGCCTCTGAATCCAAGTCGGCTGATTCGCTAGTTCCAACACATTTCTTACCATCTCCTTTAACGTCAGATTCTGAGACAGAGCACTTAGCCTCTGGTTCGTCTAAACCACCAACTGTTGGATCCTCCACTGGCAAGCTTTCCTCATTCTCTTTCTGGGAACTTAATGCTGAAGACAAATGCTCTTGTTGCCCCTCCGATTCTTCTTTCTCCACCAAGACACCAGTGGCCACATTATCTTCAGATTGATCGCTTGCATTACCAACTTCACCCATCTGTGTGGCCTCCTCGGTTTCATCTAGATTTGTGGACACATTCTCTGGCTGAACGCTGGCTTCACCATCAATCATGTCTCTATCTTCCGAAGGGTTCTCAGCCTTGTTCTCTTCCTCTGAACTTAAGGCTGAAGATAAATTCTCTTCTTGATCCTTTGATTCTTCCTTTTCCTCCAAGACACCAATGGCCACATTATCTTCAGACTGGCCGCTTGCATTACCAGCTTCCTCCATCTGTGTGGGCTCCTCAGTTTCAGCTACATTCATGGACAAATCCTCTGGCTGAACCGAAACATTAAAACCGCTGGCTGAACCATCGGTCATGTTTATCTCTTCTGGTGTGTTTTCGGCCTTAGTCATGTTTATCTCTTCCGGTGCGTTCTCGGCCTTGGTTTCTTTCTCGGAACTTAATGCTGAAGACAAATGCCTTTGTTGATCCTTtgattcttctttctcttccaagACACCAATGGCCACATTATCTTCAGACTGGTCGCCTGCTTCACCAACTTCATCCATCTGTGTGGACTCGTCAGTTTCAACTAGATTCCTGGACAGATCCTCAGGCTCAACAGAAACATTTATACCCCTGGCTTCACCATCAATCATGTCTGTATCATCCGATGGGTTCTCAGCCTTGTTCTCTTCCTCTGAACTTAATGCTGAAGACAAAGGCTCCCGTTGATCCTTtgattcttctttttcctccAATACGCCAATGTTATCTTCAAACAGGTCGCTTGCATTACCAACTTCCCCCATCTGTGTGGGCCCCTCAGTTTCAACTAGACTCCTGGACAAATCCTCTGGCTGAACCGAAACATTAATACCGCTGGCTTCACCATCGGTCATGTTTATCTCTTCTGGTGTGTTTTCGGCCTTAGTCTCTTCCTCTGATCTTACTGCTGAAGACAAAAGCTCTCCTTGATCATTTAAttcttctttttccttatcTTCAGGCTGGTCGCTTGCATTACCAACTTCCCCTACCTGTGTGGGCTCTTCAGTTTCAACTAGATTCATGGGTAAATCCTCTGGCTGAACTGGAACCTTTTTACCGCTGGCTTCACCATGAATCATGTCTCTATCGTCCGATGGATTCTCAGCCTTGTTCTCTTCCTCCGAACTTAATGCTATAGACAAATGCTCTTGCTGATCCTGtgattcttctttttctccCAAGACACTAACGGCCACATTCTCAGAATGGTCACCTGCAGAGCCAACTTTTCCCATCTGTGCAGGCTCCTCAGTTTCAATTAGACTTCTGGACATATCCTCTGGCTGAACCGAAGCATTCATACCGCTAGCTTCACCATCAATCATGTTTTTCTCGTCCGATGGGTTCTCGGCCTTAGTCTCTTCCCCAGAACTTAATTCTGAAGACAAATGCTCTCgttgatcatttgattcttctttttccccCAAGACACTAACGGCCACATTATCTTCAGAATGGTCACTTGCATCACCAACTTCTCCCATCTGTGCAGGCCCCTCAGTTTCACCTAGGGTCCTGGACAAATCCTCTGGCTGAACCGATGGATTTATATCAATCATGTTTCTCTCGTCCGATGGGTTCTCAGCCTTGTTATCTTCCACTGAACTTAAGGCTGAAGACAAATGCTCTCGTTGATCCTTtgattcttctttttccctCAAGACATCAATGGCCATATCATCTTCAGCTCGGTCACTTGCATCACCAACTGTTCCCATCTGCGCAGGCTCCTCAGTTTCACCTAGGTTCATGCACAAATCCTCTGGCTGAATCGAAACATTTATGCCGCTGGCTTCACCAGCAACAATGTTTCTCTCGTCCGATGGGTTCTCGGCCTTGTCTCCCTCTATCACTGGTAGAGACGAAGGGGAGTCTGTACCtactaaaaataaattgaaagatATATTTAGAGTTCTTCTTTTGCCCCTAAAGTAGTCATGCTACAAGATGTGTCATTGATTTAATGAACGTGCATACCTCCCACTTGCTCTGCAGAgaaaggcaattgaactgatgcATCCACCATCTCTGTGTCAGCGGTACTAGCTTCTCCACCAAGTTTACAACTGTCACCTCCTAGAATCGAAGCAGATTCTCCAGAATCTTGTTCTGCATTGGCAGAATCAGATAGAGGACTACCATAATCTTCATGAACAAGTGATATAGAGTTCTTATTGCTGGTCTGGGTCTTTAGTCCATCAGTGTGCGGCATCGACAATTGGATTGCAGCAGAACTTGGTCCAACATCGCATATCTGATCATCCGGACTCTCACCTTCTTTACGTTTTGCCTCGTCCTCTTCACTCGTCTGATTTGTAGTATCGAGAGATTTGCTATCCACATATGAACTTTCATCAATTCTCATTGGAGATCGTTGAGATTCCTCATAACTTCTCTCAAGCACATGAGACCCAACTGTGGGCTGCACATTCATCTGTTCTACTGGAATCAAGGGGGTAGTTCCTTTTTTATCACCATCGATTTCTTCACCCTTACCTTCAGTAGATAGATTTGTTACTTGCTGTTCTGTTGGCAAAGGTTCTGTAGTTGTCAACGATGCAACAGAAGATAAAATATCTCCTGAAGACAGTTGCACCACAGAAGAATCCGCTTCAACACCAGATATCTTGACAAGGTCATTTCCGGCATCTGCAACAACCACAGACAACTCGGTGCCACTATCCCTGTTTGTAACCAATTCAATCTGACCACCAGACCCAGGGTGAGCAACATCTGAGATCAGATTTTTCTCATTCATCGGAAATTGTGAAGATCCGGGATTGTGAACACCACAAGACGTCTCTTCAGTCACAATCTGGTCTGCAAGAGCTTCCTCAGTCGAAGTATTAGGTGGACAATTCGAAGTATGGCCTCCAGAAATCATTTCAGCCTTTTCGGAAGAAACAGCATCATCGGAATTAGTAGGATTTAACTGCAGATTTTTTTTTGCGGCCGTATCACCCAATTGAGACCTCACACCTACGGCATCCTTTGCCTCCTCAGGATCAGGGACACACTTCAGATCATCGGAGTTAGCTGTCAGAAGCTCGTTCTCTACAACTTTTTCAGATATGGAAACactcatctccaaacagctTTTAGTCACAGAATCATTCAGGTTTTCAGGTACCTCTGTGCTAGTTCCAGAAAAATTGCTGCCACCACCAACTTCAGAAGAATTTGTAGGAGTAATGCGACAATCCAAATCAGCACCGCTAGGTTTATGGATTTCAGGTGACTCGGGTTTCTCTGGAGAACCATGTTCAATGGATGCTGAAGGCATTTTCGAATCTTCAACAACACAAACAGAAGAAACTGGAACAGTTTCTGAGGAATCCTTCGATATCAGTCCAAAATTTTCAGTCATCTTCATTGCTTGAGGAGAAACTGAAGGTGATATAGATGGCCCTGCCTGTTTATTAGGAGCCTCAGCGGAATCAGTATTAGGAGTTGGTAAGCTTTGCACATTACCATCATTCTGAGGCTCCGGTGATTGACTTTCTTTGATTATCTCAGGCAAAACCTCGTCTACAGGGCTTTTAGAATCAACCGGGACAGTACCTTGAGCTGGAGTATCATCAGATTGATCCACAGGAGACTTAGATCCAGGTGAAGGTTTTACGGTCTCATGGACCAGCATAGAAGAATcagaaattttcttttcttctgaaACATTGGGAACAGGCGCTGCTATTTGTACCTTTGGATCAGTTGATGTTGCTACTTTCTGTTCCGTCTCAACTAACTCGCTACCCACAGGAGGTTTTGAGTCAACGAGCATAGTATCTTGAGGTGTTATATCATCAGAGTGAGTAACAGAAGCCTTAACATCAGATGAAGTCTTAATGATTTTATCAACCACGACTGAAGACTCAGACTTTTGCTTTTCGGCCGTAACATTGGAACTGGTTGCTTCTACTCTCAAGTTATGATCGGCAGGTTGGATTATATTCTCTGCCTTGCTGGTCTTAGCTATGTGCATATTCATCGTTTCCGGGGATTTTCCATCTGGCTCATTTGTTACCGTTGTTTCAGAAGGCTCCCCAACTTTATGCTTTAACAGGGAAGTCTCTGAAAATATCTCTTTCATGACACGAGCAACATCAGTCACATCAGTGGTTTGTTTCCTTCCAGTACCACCAACACCtgatatttcttttcttttttcctgaCTTGTACCGGCAGACGAGTGTGCAAGTGACGGGTTGAAATGGGGTTGTTCTTGGACCACAACATCAGACTTGTTTCCAACTGATGTAATTTTGGATCCTGAGGAATCACCAACCTTGACCTCAGTTTGTGGTGTTAATATTGTACTCCGTGCAGAAGAGCCATCAGCAGCAGGTGAAGCTTGAACATGTCTCCTTCCTCGCCGTCTAGGAGTTTCTCCTCTGTTTGGCGTCTTCCGCCCTTGCCTCTTCACAGGCATGGGTGCAGGTGGAGAAAGAACACTGGCGGCTGCAAAGACGACAGTGCATAACCAGTATGTAACGGTTAAATTGAAAAACCAAAACAGTTTAATTGAGTTTCGATGCTTCAAATATTTGTACCTTCAACTGTAGAACCAACAAGGTGGGGACTCAATGGCTGATTAGCATTTAAAGGTGGCTGATTAGCATTTAAAGGTGGCTGATTAGCATTTAAAGGTGTTGTCTGGCTTTGACCTGGggctgccaaaaaaaaaaaattgatgctGTTAAGATTCTTGTGAACAATATCTTCTGATGCATGTATGTGAAAACAATTAAGCGATGTGCTTAGTTATATACCTAAAGCAGTAGAGCTTGGCATGTTAACTGGCTGTTTTTGAACTCCTGAACCCTGGTTATTTCTTACATCTGGAACAGCAGGCTTGTTCTTTAAAGAGGCTGCCTTTTTTACCAAGGAATCCTCCGATACATTTAGCGGCTGAACATGtgatccagaaccaaaaccAGGCGGTGCATCTAGCAGGCTACTTTCTTGTAGGG
The window above is part of the Brassica napus cultivar Da-Ae chromosome C3, Da-Ae, whole genome shotgun sequence genome. Proteins encoded here:
- the LOC106438109 gene encoding chromatin structure-remodeling complex protein SYD-like isoform X1, yielding MSSSSSHNIELEAAKFLHKLIQDSKDEPSKLATKLYVILQHMKTSGKEHSMPYQVISRAMETVVSQHGLDIEALTSPRLPHAGGSSTQMEDSGSAHIAGSSQVVGVNNEPKASLVENEMSKYDAFTSARQLGGSTSASQAVYQGPGTRSNRSFDHDSPSSLDSKPGNAQSHDRNETMNQRDAKSGAKRKRGESSFSWDQNMDNSQQFDTHGTVDDQTRKMSKVEMPATGDAENLHVGLSSDAYTTPQGGWQNSEITAIRPPAHRDTGKSVAAEDVPPSGQLFKEQQLKQLRAQCLVFLALRNGLMPKKLHIDIALGNVFPKDDGFRRELLDQKGRTHSLSESGSIVEVSAPSARMDNPTGRLAEMDFSSKETAIPRLEDKISNAIFPDGQKLLLASNTPDAPAQNQVSGSHSELASSSGGVTKHAPVEMVGWTGTINRNDASTFTFESDELCAPDQEEGNMLPPPKYTMSQKWIMDRQNKRLLVDRSWGLKQQKADQAIGARFNELKESVTSSEDISTKTKSVIELKKLQLLSLQRRLRSEFLHNFFKPIANDVENLKSYKKHKHGRRIRQLEKYEQKMKEERQRRIRERQKEFFGEIEVHKERLDDLSKARRERWKGFNRYVKEFHKRKERFHREKIDKIQREKINLLKINDVEGYLRMVQDAKSDRVMQLLKETEKYLQKLGSKLKEAKSLASRFENEADEAPVEDKTVDNDDEGDQAKHYLESNEKYYLMAHSIKENISEQPASLKGGKLREYQMNGLRWLLSLYNNHLNGILADEMGLGKTVQVISLICYLMDTKNDRGPFLVVVPSSVLPGWVSEINFWAPTIQKIVYCGPPEERRKLFKEQIVNQKFNVLLTTYEYLMNKHDRPKLSKILWHYIIIDEGHRIKNASCKLNADLKHYNSSHRLLLTGTPLQNNLEELWALLNFLLPNIFNSSEDFSQWFNKPFQSNGDNSAEEALLSEEENLLIINRLHQVLRPFVLRRLKHKVENELPEKIERLIRCEASAYQKLLMKRVEDNLGSLGNMKSRAVHNSVMELRNICNHPYLSQLHTEEVNSLIPEHYLPPVIRLCGKLEMLDRLLPKLKATDHRVLFFSTMTRLLDVMEDYLTFKGYKYLRLDGHTSGGDRGALIDGFNKSDSPYFIFLLSIRAGGVGVNLQAADTVIIFDTDWNPQVDLQAQARAHRIGQKRDVLVLRFETVNTVEEQVRASAEHKLGVANQSITAGFFDNNTSAEDRKEYLESLLRESKKEEAAPVLDDDALNDIIARRESEIDIFESIDNQRKEDEMETWKSLVQGSGSKSSAPIPPIPSRLVTEDDLKLLYEAMKMNNVPMVAVEPNVGMKRKGGSVGGLDTQQYGRGKRAREVRSYEEQLTEEEFEKMCQTESTDSPRGKEEESEKNLANATSNILGGNIGETSMANDKVDILTGNTGEKSLATDKVDNLAGSTGDTVLPTSTALALTPQPVEPLQKSQQPLKEVTEPVKRGRGRPKRADKTPNQLSASVPGRTHATGDTRSSPVIGSDVASGSLTSPDLSVPPGFQPLPASNSSPMPTRGRGRGRGRGRGAGRGRRVENILQGADSSIGTQRTNARASLSGDPVASNLVTLPVSSVAIDAKVPKPIKGSSSNLESGPSIHSDTTAVQPSPAVSLQESSLLDAPPGFGSGSHVQPLNVSEDSLVKKAASLKNKPAVPDVRNNQGSGVQKQPVNMPSSTALAPGQSQTTPLNANQPPLNANQPPLNANQPLSPHLVGSTVEAASVLSPPAPMPVKRQGRKTPNRGETPRRRGRRHVQASPAADGSSARSTILTPQTEVKVGDSSGSKITSVGNKSDVVVQEQPHFNPSLAHSSAGTSQEKRKEISGVGGTGRKQTTDVTDVARVMKEIFSETSLLKHKVGEPSETTVTNEPDGKSPETMNMHIAKTSKAENIIQPADHNLRVEATSSNVTAEKQKSESSVVVDKIIKTSSDVKASVTHSDDITPQDTMLVDSKPPVGSELVETEQKVATSTDPKVQIAAPVPNVSEEKKISDSSMLVHETVKPSPGSKSPVDQSDDTPAQGTVPVDSKSPVDEVLPEIIKESQSPEPQNDGNVQSLPTPNTDSAEAPNKQAGPSISPSVSPQAMKMTENFGLISKDSSETVPVSSVCVVEDSKMPSASIEHGSPEKPESPEIHKPSGADLDCRITPTNSSEVGGGSNFSGTSTEVPENLNDSVTKSCLEMSVSISEKVVENELLTANSDDLKCVPDPEEAKDAVGVRSQLGDTAAKKNLQLNPTNSDDAVSSEKAEMISGGHTSNCPPNTSTEEALADQIVTEETSCGVHNPGSSQFPMNEKNLISDVAHPGSGGQIELVTNRDSGTELSVVVADAGNDLVKISGVEADSSVVQLSSGDILSSVASLTTTEPLPTEQQVTNLSTEGKGEEIDGDKKGTTPLIPVEQMNVQPTVGSHVLERSYEESQRSPMRIDESSYVDSKSLDTTNQTSEEDEAKRKEGESPDDQICDVGPSSAAIQLSMPHTDGLKTQTSNKNSISLVHEDYGSPLSDSANAEQDSGESASILGGDSCKLGGEASTADTEMVDASVQLPFSAEQVGVGTDSPSSLPVIEGDKAENPSDERNIVAGEASGINVSIQPEDLCMNLGETEEPAQMGTVGDASDRAEDDMAIDVLREKEESKDQREHLSSALSSVEDNKAENPSDERNMIDINPSVQPEDLSRTLGETEGPAQMGEVGDASDHSEDNVAVSVLGEKEESNDQREHLSSELSSGEETKAENPSDEKNMIDGEASGMNASVQPEDMSRSLIETEEPAQMGKVGSAGDHSENVAVSVLGEKEESQDQQEHLSIALSSEEENKAENPSDDRDMIHGEASGKKVPVQPEDLPMNLVETEEPTQVGEVGNASDQPEDKEKEELNDQGELLSSAVRSEEETKAENTPEEINMTDGEASGINVSVQPEDLSRSLVETEGPTQMGEVGNASDLFEDNIGVLEEKEESKDQREPLSSALSSEEENKAENPSDDTDMIDGEARGINVSVEPEDLSRNLVETDESTQMDEVGEAGDQSEDNVAIGVLEEKEESKDQQRHLSSALSSEKETKAENAPEEINMTKAENTPEEINMTDGSASGFNVSVQPEDLSMNVAETEEPTQMEEAGNASGQSEDNVAIGVLEEKEESKDQEENLSSALSSEEENKAENPSEDRDMIDGEASVQPENVSTNLDETEEATQMGEVGNASDQSEDNVATGVLVEKEESEGQQEHLSSALSSQKENEESLPVEDPTVGGLDEPEAKCSVSESDVKGDGKKCVGTSESADLDSEAPKRANQRS
- the LOC106438109 gene encoding chromatin structure-remodeling complex protein SYD-like isoform X4, which gives rise to MSSSSSHNIELEAAKFLHKLIQDSKDEPSKLATKLYVILQHMKTSGKEHSMPYQVISRAMETVVSQHGLDIEALTSPRLPHAGGSSTQMEDSGSAHIAGSSQVVGVNNEPKASLVENEMSKYDAFTSARQLGGSTSASQAVYQGPGTRSNRSFDHDSPSSLDSKPGNAQSHDRNETMNQRDAKSGAKRKRGESSFSWDQNMDNSQQFDTHGTVDDQTRKMSKVEMPATGDAENLHVGLSSDAYTTPQGGWQNSEITAIRPPAHRDTGKSVAAEDVPPSGQLFKEQQLKQLRAQCLVFLALRNGLMPKKLHIDIALGNVFPKDDGFRRELLDQKGRTHSLSESGSIVEVSAPSARMDNPTGRLAEMDFSSKETAIPRLEDKISNAIFPDGQKLLLASNTPDAPAQNQVSGSHSELASSSGGVTKHAPVEMVGWTGTINHQEEGNMLPPPKYTMSQKWIMDRQNKRLLVDRSWGLKQQKADQAIGARFNELKESVTSSEDISTKTKSVIELKKLQLLSLQRRLRSEFLHNFFKPIANDVENLKSYKKHKHGRRIRQLEKYEQKMKEERQRRIRERQKEFFGEIEVHKERLDDLSKARRERWKGFNRYVKEFHKRKERFHREKIDKIQREKINLLKINDVEGYLRMVQDAKSDRVMQLLKETEKYLQKLGSKLKEAKSLASRFENEADEAPVEDKTVDNDDEGDQAKHYLESNEKYYLMAHSIKENISEQPASLKGGKLREYQMNGLRWLLSLYNNHLNGILADEMGLGKTVQVISLICYLMDTKNDRGPFLVVVPSSVLPGWVSEINFWAPTIQKIVYCGPPEERRKLFKEQIVNQKFNVLLTTYEYLMNKHDRPKLSKILWHYIIIDEGHRIKNASCKLNADLKHYNSSHRLLLTGTPLQNNLEELWALLNFLLPNIFNSSEDFSQWFNKPFQSNGDNSAEEALLSEEENLLIINRLHQVLRPFVLRRLKHKVENELPEKIERLIRCEASAYQKLLMKRVEDNLGSLGNMKSRAVHNSVMELRNICNHPYLSQLHTEEVNSLIPEHYLPPVIRLCGKLEMLDRLLPKLKATDHRVLFFSTMTRLLDVMEDYLTFKGYKYLRLDGHTSGGDRGALIDGFNKSDSPYFIFLLSIRAGGVGVNLQAADTVIIFDTDWNPQVDLQAQARAHRIGQKRDVLVLRFETVNTVEEQVRASAEHKLGVANQSITAGFFDNNTSAEDRKEYLESLLRESKKEEAAPVLDDDALNDIIARRESEIDIFESIDNQRKEDEMETWKSLVQGSGSKSSAPIPPIPSRLVTEDDLKLLYEAMKMNNVPMVAVEPNVGMKRKGGSVGGLDTQQYGRGKRAREVRSYEEQLTEEEFEKMCQTESTDSPRGKEEESEKNLANATSNILGGNIGETSMANDKVDILTGNTGEKSLATDKVDNLAGSTGDTVLPTSTALALTPQPVEPLQKSQQPLKEVTEPVKRGRGRPKRADKTPNQLSASVPGRTHATGDTRSSPVIGSDVASGSLTSPDLSVPPGFQPLPASNSSPMPTRGRGRGRGRGRGAGRGRRVENILQGADSSIGTQRTNARASLSGDPVASNLVTLPVSSVAIDAKVPKPIKGSSSNLESGPSIHSDTTAVQPSPAVSLQESSLLDAPPGFGSGSHVQPLNVSEDSLVKKAASLKNKPAVPDVRNNQGSGVQKQPVNMPSSTALAPGQSQTTPLNANQPPLNANQPPLNANQPLSPHLVGSTVEAASVLSPPAPMPVKRQGRKTPNRGETPRRRGRRHVQASPAADGSSARSTILTPQTEVKVGDSSGSKITSVGNKSDVVVQEQPHFNPSLAHSSAGTSQEKRKEISGVGGTGRKQTTDVTDVARVMKEIFSETSLLKHKVGEPSETTVTNEPDGKSPETMNMHIAKTSKAENIIQPADHNLRVEATSSNVTAEKQKSESSVVVDKIIKTSSDVKASVTHSDDITPQDTMLVDSKPPVGSELVETEQKVATSTDPKVQIAAPVPNVSEEKKISDSSMLVHETVKPSPGSKSPVDQSDDTPAQGTVPVDSKSPVDEVLPEIIKESQSPEPQNDGNVQSLPTPNTDSAEAPNKQAGPSISPSVSPQAMKMTENFGLISKDSSETVPVSSVCVVEDSKMPSASIEHGSPEKPESPEIHKPSGADLDCRITPTNSSEVGGGSNFSGTSTEVPENLNDSVTKSCLEMSVSISEKVVENELLTANSDDLKCVPDPEEAKDAVGVRSQLGDTAAKKNLQLNPTNSDDAVSSEKAEMISGGHTSNCPPNTSTEEALADQIVTEETSCGVHNPGSSQFPMNEKNLISDVAHPGSGGQIELVTNRDSGTELSVVVADAGNDLVKISGVEADSSVVQLSSGDILSSVASLTTTEPLPTEQQVTNLSTEGKGEEIDGDKKGTTPLIPVEQMNVQPTVGSHVLERSYEESQRSPMRIDESSYVDSKSLDTTNQTSEEDEAKRKEGESPDDQICDVGPSSAAIQLSMPHTDGLKTQTSNKNSISLVHEDYGSPLSDSANAEQDSGESASILGGDSCKLGGEASTADTEMVDASVQLPFSAEQVGVGTDSPSSLPVIEGDKAENPSDERNIVAGEASGINVSIQPEDLCMNLGETEEPAQMGTVGDASDRAEDDMAIDVLREKEESKDQREHLSSALSSVEDNKAENPSDERNMIDINPSVQPEDLSRTLGETEGPAQMGEVGDASDHSEDNVAVSVLGEKEESNDQREHLSSELSSGEETKAENPSDEKNMIDGEASGMNASVQPEDMSRSLIETEEPAQMGKVGSAGDHSENVAVSVLGEKEESQDQQEHLSIALSSEEENKAENPSDDRDMIHGEASGKKVPVQPEDLPMNLVETEEPTQVGEVGNASDQPEDKEKEELNDQGELLSSAVRSEEETKAENTPEEINMTDGEASGINVSVQPEDLSRSLVETEGPTQMGEVGNASDLFEDNIGVLEEKEESKDQREPLSSALSSEEENKAENPSDDTDMIDGEARGINVSVEPEDLSRNLVETDESTQMDEVGEAGDQSEDNVAIGVLEEKEESKDQQRHLSSALSSEKETKAENAPEEINMTKAENTPEEINMTDGSASGFNVSVQPEDLSMNVAETEEPTQMEEAGNASGQSEDNVAIGVLEEKEESKDQEENLSSALSSEEENKAENPSEDRDMIDGEASVQPENVSTNLDETEEATQMGEVGNASDQSEDNVATGVLVEKEESEGQQEHLSSALSSQKENEESLPVEDPTVGGLDEPEAKCSVSESDVKGDGKKCVGTSESADLDSEAPKRANQRS